The following proteins are encoded in a genomic region of Novosphingobium sp. PP1Y:
- a CDS encoding sterol desaturase family protein, with the protein MRDPRTSPQRVQLFENRQLEKLTLISPRGFVLVWSIALPFIAWTGWGTAGAAYGALLFALGLLVWSLFEYAMHRFLFHWDSDAAPIRWLVFAVHGNHHTTPNDPLRNLMPPLVSLPISAAVWATCVALLGMAGTWLFLGFIIGYVGYDVVHYACHQWPMRGRIGMAIKRHHMRHHHVDEEGNYAITAIFWDRMFGSSVREIKKAQ; encoded by the coding sequence ATGCGTGATCCTCGAACCAGTCCCCAGCGCGTTCAGCTGTTCGAGAACCGGCAGCTCGAGAAGCTCACTCTCATCTCGCCGCGCGGGTTCGTCCTGGTCTGGAGCATCGCGCTCCCCTTCATTGCATGGACGGGTTGGGGCACGGCAGGCGCAGCCTACGGGGCGCTCCTCTTTGCGCTCGGCCTGCTGGTCTGGTCGCTGTTCGAGTATGCGATGCACCGGTTCCTGTTCCACTGGGATTCCGATGCCGCGCCGATCAGATGGCTGGTCTTTGCGGTCCACGGCAATCACCACACCACCCCAAACGATCCGCTGCGCAACTTGATGCCGCCGCTCGTCAGCCTGCCCATCAGCGCTGCCGTGTGGGCAACCTGCGTGGCCCTGCTCGGCATGGCGGGCACCTGGCTCTTCCTGGGCTTCATCATCGGCTACGTCGGATACGACGTGGTCCACTACGCCTGCCACCAGTGGCCCATGCGCGGCCGCATCGGCATGGCGATCAAGCGCCACCATATGCGTCACCACCACGTCGACGAAGAAGGAAACTACGCAATCACGGCGATCTTCTGGGACCGCATGTTCGGAAGCAGCGTGCGCGAGATAAAGAAGGCGCAGTAA
- a CDS encoding SDR family oxidoreductase, translating to MRRILVTGASGGLGRAIAAHYAQPGAELLLWGRDKERLDAAAAACRAAGAQASIRSLDMSAEDAAVAALMAEDAAGAIDIAIFASGLGDIRAEGALVEDPALVIRLGKVNFVAPAAMTAALAEAMARRGEGRIVLIGSAAAFHALPFAAAYAGTKAGLARFADALRLAVRPYGVGVTLVSPGFIDTASGRKVPGPKPMILTPEKAAAIVARAAERKQAHVVAPGIFALLRWFDRLLPAFLRDRLLSSLTPPGR from the coding sequence ATGCGACGCATTCTTGTCACAGGTGCATCCGGTGGATTGGGGCGTGCGATTGCCGCCCACTATGCGCAGCCGGGTGCCGAGCTGCTCTTGTGGGGGCGCGACAAGGAACGGCTCGATGCGGCGGCGGCGGCTTGCCGCGCGGCGGGAGCGCAGGCGAGCATCCGTTCGCTGGACATGAGCGCCGAAGACGCCGCCGTGGCCGCGCTGATGGCCGAGGACGCGGCAGGGGCGATCGACATCGCCATCTTCGCCTCGGGCCTTGGCGACATTCGGGCGGAAGGGGCCCTTGTGGAGGACCCCGCGCTTGTCATCCGACTGGGCAAGGTCAATTTCGTGGCGCCCGCTGCGATGACCGCGGCGCTGGCCGAAGCCATGGCGCGGCGCGGGGAAGGGCGCATCGTCCTGATCGGATCGGCGGCGGCGTTCCACGCGCTGCCCTTTGCGGCGGCCTACGCCGGGACGAAGGCCGGTCTTGCCCGCTTCGCGGATGCCCTGCGCCTGGCGGTGCGTCCTTATGGCGTGGGCGTGACGCTGGTCTCGCCCGGCTTCATCGATACCGCATCGGGGCGCAAGGTGCCCGGGCCCAAGCCGATGATCCTGACGCCCGAGAAGGCCGCCGCGATCGTCGCTCGCGCGGCGGAGCGCAAGCAGGCGCATGTCGTCGCGCCGGGTATCTTCGCCCTTCTGCGCTGGTTCGACCGCCTGCTCCCCGCATTCTTGCGTGACAGGCTGCTGTCCTCGCTCACGCCTCCTGGACGATAG
- a CDS encoding LTA synthase family protein, producing MLTVAVLLAGSLLLDAAVRPRPASAGGIPLRCLPGLVLQSLMATALFGLFLALCGNAAVSVAMALAIVALLAVASNAKNAMLGEPLLFSDLALIGAIFRHPQFYLSAVSLWQRVLASLGGLVLLAVLALLFVPDPWIHLSGLGIALGSLAALALFLRIKPPCALTPHPDAHLDVQRFGLLPALLLYWLRWRESSDPLPHPHPHGDAPGAALRKPHEAELAVIVQCESFADPAELFGDPELALPALDAARAIAWQSGRLHVSGFGAYTMRTEYGVLFGRDEADLGFRRYDPFLTALGEHSYALPNRLKTAGWQSLFLHPHDMRFYGRDRIMPAGGFSELVGQDRFAPPRAHEGRYVTDAAMADVIADLARDLAAPTLLYAVTIENHGPWAPEQATGPDALTESYLRLVRNSDAMLQRLLHDLAALGRPATLVFFGDHRPSIPGVTAPGSARHTPYVIVRMDAQGQLLRGAAEPVDLTPAELHHTVLAALTAPAIVQEA from the coding sequence ATGCTGACTGTTGCCGTGCTGCTGGCCGGCTCCCTCCTCCTTGACGCTGCAGTCCGCCCGCGTCCGGCAAGTGCGGGGGGCATCCCCCTGCGCTGCCTGCCCGGCCTCGTCCTGCAATCGCTCATGGCGACGGCCCTTTTCGGCCTGTTCCTCGCCCTATGCGGGAATGCCGCTGTCTCCGTGGCCATGGCGCTGGCAATCGTGGCCTTGCTGGCGGTCGCCTCCAACGCCAAGAACGCCATGCTGGGCGAACCGCTGCTGTTCTCCGACCTTGCCCTGATCGGTGCGATCTTTCGCCATCCGCAGTTCTATCTCTCGGCCGTCAGCCTGTGGCAGCGGGTCCTGGCGAGCCTTGGCGGGTTGGTCCTGCTTGCCGTCCTTGCGCTGCTGTTCGTGCCCGATCCGTGGATCCACCTGTCAGGACTGGGCATTGCGCTTGGCAGTCTTGCAGCCCTGGCCCTGTTCCTGCGGATCAAGCCGCCTTGCGCGCTCACGCCGCATCCCGATGCTCACCTCGACGTGCAGCGCTTCGGGTTGCTGCCGGCGCTGCTGCTCTATTGGCTGCGCTGGCGCGAAAGCAGCGATCCATTGCCGCATCCGCATCCACATGGGGACGCGCCCGGCGCTGCCCTGCGCAAACCGCACGAGGCGGAATTGGCGGTCATCGTCCAGTGCGAATCCTTCGCCGATCCCGCCGAACTCTTCGGCGATCCGGAACTGGCCCTGCCCGCTCTCGATGCGGCACGCGCCATCGCCTGGCAATCGGGGCGCCTGCACGTAAGCGGGTTTGGCGCCTATACGATGCGCACCGAATATGGCGTGCTGTTCGGCCGCGACGAAGCGGATCTCGGCTTCAGGCGCTACGACCCCTTCCTCACGGCGCTGGGCGAACACAGCTACGCGCTGCCCAACAGGCTGAAGACCGCGGGTTGGCAAAGCCTGTTCCTGCACCCGCACGACATGCGCTTCTACGGGCGCGACCGGATCATGCCCGCGGGGGGCTTTTCCGAGCTGGTCGGGCAGGATCGCTTCGCACCGCCACGTGCGCACGAGGGTCGCTACGTCACCGACGCCGCGATGGCGGACGTTATTGCAGATCTTGCCCGCGACCTCGCGGCGCCCACCCTGCTCTACGCGGTCACCATCGAGAACCATGGCCCCTGGGCGCCCGAGCAGGCGACCGGGCCGGATGCGCTGACCGAAAGCTACTTGCGTCTCGTGCGTAACAGCGATGCCATGCTGCAGCGTTTGCTGCATGACCTGGCAGCGCTCGGCCGGCCGGCCACGCTCGTCTTCTTCGGCGATCACCGCCCCAGCATTCCCGGGGTCACAGCCCCGGGCAGCGCGCGGCACACCCCTTACGTGATCGTCCGCATGGACGCGCAGGGCCAGTTGCTGCGCGGCGCTGCAGAGCCGGTCGACCTGACCCCGGCCGAACTGCATCATACCGTGCTGGCGGCCCTGACTGCCCCCGCTATCGTCCAGGAGGCGTGA